Proteins from a genomic interval of Pyramidobacter porci:
- the speB gene encoding agmatinase — protein MSNQPASALSSPRFCNMGTFMRMARVQNAKGLDFAVAGAPFDTASSFRSGSRFGPSAIRNISCMMKPNNVIQQVNIMDSLTGGDLGDFPIVPGYIHPSYAAIEAGVAGILNDGALPIVLGGDHSITLAELRAVAKKYGPVGLIHFDSHSDLCDEVFGEKYNHGTPFRRALEEGLIEPSRCIQVGMRGSLYDPNEHRMAADLGMKLIPAHKIREMGLDALIDAIKERVGDKPTFLTFDIDFVDPAYAPGTGTPEVGGFTSLEALTLMRALTTVNFAGFDIVEVLPAYDHGEITAYLAANIVFEFLSILALQKNRKEGK, from the coding sequence ATGTCCAATCAGCCTGCAAGCGCGCTCTCTTCGCCTCGTTTCTGCAACATGGGAACTTTTATGCGCATGGCCCGCGTCCAGAACGCCAAGGGACTTGACTTCGCCGTCGCCGGCGCGCCTTTCGACACCGCCAGCTCCTTCCGCTCGGGCTCCCGCTTCGGTCCTTCGGCGATCCGCAACATCTCCTGCATGATGAAGCCCAACAATGTGATACAGCAAGTGAACATCATGGATTCTCTGACCGGCGGCGATCTGGGGGATTTCCCCATCGTGCCCGGCTACATCCATCCTTCTTACGCTGCGATCGAGGCGGGAGTCGCCGGGATCCTGAACGACGGCGCTCTGCCGATCGTGCTCGGAGGCGATCACTCCATCACGCTGGCCGAGCTTCGCGCCGTCGCCAAGAAATACGGCCCCGTAGGACTGATCCATTTCGACTCGCATTCGGACCTTTGCGACGAAGTTTTCGGTGAAAAGTACAACCACGGCACGCCCTTCCGCCGCGCTCTTGAAGAAGGGCTGATCGAGCCTTCGCGCTGCATCCAGGTCGGCATGCGCGGTTCGCTTTACGATCCCAACGAGCACAGGATGGCCGCCGATCTGGGCATGAAGCTGATTCCCGCCCACAAGATCCGCGAGATGGGACTGGACGCGCTGATCGACGCTATCAAGGAACGCGTCGGCGACAAGCCCACGTTTCTCACTTTCGACATCGACTTCGTCGATCCCGCTTACGCACCGGGGACGGGGACGCCGGAAGTGGGCGGGTTCACGTCGCTGGAAGCCCTGACGCTGATGCGGGCGCTGACGACGGTCAACTTCGCGGGCTTCGACATCGTCGAGGTGCTTCCCGCCTACGATCACGGCGAGATCACAGCCTACCTGGCGGCCAACATCGTGTTCGAGTTCCTCTCCATCCTCGCGCTTCAGAAAAATCGGAAAGAAGGCAAATAA
- a CDS encoding LmeA family phospholipid-binding protein has protein sequence MKYLKSCLAVLLLLGASAAWGAPDRGQELFGVFLRNLAPEKAYFQLSSAPRENGYIPWGYLECVNADVRGMRIRSLKMDCFDAQVTPPAQWAGMEHPRVESMLACHAEATFTEDDVNDFLRRHVFGHEKEWQNVQVKMSDGRINATAYYRADLRLMRLKIRLDLSCRIVPRGTALWLDDIQLKVNRQDVSTGMVEKALQKIQPFIDMKKYNLPLYLSKVEFRNGQCSVHSRILPKPLPGGLRWDYAASQPEKSAAEKRASWNGAGARR, from the coding sequence TTGAAATATCTGAAATCATGCCTTGCCGTGCTGCTTCTTCTCGGCGCTTCGGCCGCCTGGGGAGCGCCCGACCGCGGGCAGGAACTGTTCGGCGTGTTCCTGCGCAATCTGGCGCCGGAAAAAGCCTATTTCCAGCTCAGCTCGGCGCCGCGCGAAAACGGTTACATCCCCTGGGGCTATCTTGAATGCGTCAACGCCGACGTACGCGGCATGCGCATCCGTTCGCTGAAAATGGACTGTTTCGACGCGCAGGTGACGCCGCCGGCGCAGTGGGCGGGCATGGAGCACCCGCGCGTGGAATCCATGCTGGCCTGCCACGCCGAGGCGACCTTCACCGAGGACGACGTGAACGATTTTCTGCGCCGCCACGTTTTCGGCCACGAGAAAGAGTGGCAGAACGTGCAGGTGAAGATGAGCGACGGCCGCATCAACGCCACGGCCTATTACCGGGCCGACCTGCGCCTGATGCGCCTCAAGATCCGCCTCGACCTTTCCTGCCGCATCGTTCCCCGCGGCACGGCGCTGTGGCTCGACGACATTCAGCTCAAGGTCAACCGTCAGGACGTTTCGACGGGAATGGTCGAGAAAGCTCTGCAAAAGATCCAGCCCTTTATCGACATGAAAAAGTACAATCTGCCGCTGTACCTGAGCAAGGTCGAGTTCCGCAACGGCCAATGCTCGGTGCACAGCCGCATCCTCCCCAAGCCGCTGCCCGGCGGCCTGCGGTGGGACTATGCCGCTTCGCAGCCCGAAAAGAGCGCGGCGGAAAAGCGGGCTTCTTGGAACGGCGCGGGCGCGCGCCGCTGA
- a CDS encoding UPF0182 family membrane protein: MNWNNQDGNGPFGGFPFGGFPFGTGGSQRREQRPSFPKVSLPFSRRTLFLLALLLIVAVGLPMIASFLADYYWYEAEHLTSVFWTRLLPQWALLGVFSAVAFVIVYPNLRAALRIARGIPGANDALSLILNHKWSRWLPLAVGCFMAVSAGSDSMGQWQMILQFAHGGAFGVKDAIFGNDVGFYVFSLPFWNFLQNWFTDLLFNVLVVCGALYAFRLFSGARLGSVEIARPVRAHALTLGAALTALWGLSYVLQRYLLLYNPNGVVFGPGYTDIHATLLALSALAALAFAAAGLLLFAIRSNRSWKFIGIVVGVFVVCNVALRGLYPELVQRYIVVPNEFEKEKEYISNNIKATLYAYGMDKIETSEITPDAGLTVEDAAADPETLENMRLWDYRALLRSYKQLQEIRSYYDFSAIDIDRYTIGGKMRQVMLAPRELDLSGMQNRTWVNQHLEFTHGYGIVMNGAREVGQNGQPNLWIKDLPPVSTVDLPVSRPQIYFGENPMSYAFVKTSVKEFDYPMGESNARSTYEGDGGVPIGSLWRRLVYTLAFGDSKILFSDVFTPESRVIYERNVRARLSRAAPFLAYDSDPYIAVIGGRIVWIVDAYTTSSLYPYSEPVGQRYRRGRLTGGINYIRNSVKCTVDAYDGHMKFYVIDEQDPIIACWRRIFPSLFSPGSEMSSELRAHLRYPRDLFSVQANIYRTYHMADPNTFYNKEDVWNTLQGEANEGTLSSYYVMNKLIGESKPEFLMMTPYTPVGRDNMISWMAGRCDGANYGKLVLYRFPKQTLIYGPNQISALINQTPEISAQLSLWSQRGSDVILGHLLVVPVNNSLLYVRPLYLKASQSDLPELKRVILSSGGHVVWDETFEGALEKLLNYRPGEQDASISLPSGQTPPSGFQPALPAAGDSEIQALGRQAKNAWDRSQQALKSADWNAYGQAMGDLEKSLNAMFPQGIQ, encoded by the coding sequence ATGAACTGGAACAATCAGGACGGAAACGGCCCTTTCGGCGGCTTTCCTTTCGGCGGGTTCCCCTTCGGCACCGGAGGTTCGCAACGCCGCGAACAGCGCCCCTCTTTCCCCAAAGTATCGCTGCCCTTCAGCAGGCGCACGCTGTTTTTGCTGGCGCTGCTGCTGATCGTCGCCGTCGGGCTGCCGATGATCGCTTCGTTCCTCGCCGATTATTACTGGTACGAGGCCGAACATCTCACGTCGGTCTTCTGGACGCGGCTGCTGCCGCAGTGGGCGCTGCTGGGCGTCTTTTCGGCCGTCGCCTTCGTGATCGTCTATCCCAATCTGCGCGCGGCGCTGCGCATCGCCCGCGGCATCCCCGGCGCGAACGACGCGCTTTCGCTGATCCTGAACCACAAATGGAGCCGCTGGCTGCCGCTGGCCGTCGGGTGCTTCATGGCCGTCAGCGCCGGTTCCGACTCCATGGGGCAGTGGCAGATGATCCTGCAGTTCGCGCACGGCGGCGCTTTCGGCGTGAAGGATGCCATCTTCGGCAACGACGTGGGATTCTATGTGTTCTCGCTGCCGTTCTGGAATTTTTTGCAAAACTGGTTCACGGATCTGCTGTTCAACGTGCTGGTCGTCTGCGGCGCGCTGTACGCCTTCCGTCTTTTCAGCGGCGCGCGCCTCGGCAGCGTCGAGATTGCCCGCCCCGTGCGCGCCCATGCGTTGACGCTCGGCGCCGCGCTGACCGCGCTCTGGGGACTGTCGTATGTGCTGCAACGCTATCTGCTGCTCTATAACCCCAACGGCGTCGTCTTCGGCCCCGGCTACACCGACATCCACGCCACGCTGCTGGCGCTGTCGGCGCTGGCCGCGCTGGCTTTCGCCGCAGCCGGGCTGCTGCTTTTCGCAATCAGAAGCAACCGCAGCTGGAAATTCATCGGCATCGTCGTCGGCGTCTTCGTCGTCTGCAACGTGGCGCTGCGCGGTCTCTATCCCGAGCTGGTGCAGCGCTATATCGTCGTGCCCAACGAGTTCGAGAAGGAAAAGGAATACATCAGCAACAACATCAAGGCCACGCTCTACGCCTACGGCATGGACAAGATCGAGACCAGCGAGATCACGCCCGACGCGGGGCTGACCGTCGAAGACGCGGCGGCCGATCCGGAGACGCTGGAGAACATGCGTCTGTGGGATTACCGCGCGCTGCTGCGCAGCTACAAGCAACTCCAGGAGATCCGCAGCTATTACGATTTCTCGGCCATCGACATCGACCGCTACACCATCGGCGGCAAAATGCGCCAGGTGATGCTGGCGCCGCGCGAGCTGGACTTGAGCGGCATGCAGAACCGCACCTGGGTCAACCAGCACCTCGAGTTCACGCACGGCTACGGCATCGTCATGAACGGCGCGCGCGAAGTGGGTCAGAACGGGCAGCCCAACCTCTGGATCAAGGACCTGCCGCCGGTCAGCACCGTGGATCTGCCCGTCAGCCGGCCGCAGATCTACTTCGGCGAGAATCCGATGAGCTACGCCTTCGTCAAAACGTCGGTGAAGGAGTTCGACTATCCCATGGGCGAATCCAACGCGCGCAGCACGTACGAGGGCGACGGCGGCGTGCCCATCGGTTCGCTGTGGCGGCGTCTCGTCTACACGCTGGCGTTCGGCGACTCGAAGATCCTCTTCTCCGACGTGTTCACGCCCGAGAGCCGCGTCATCTACGAGCGCAACGTCCGCGCCCGACTCAGCCGCGCCGCGCCGTTTTTGGCCTACGATTCCGATCCCTACATCGCCGTGATCGGCGGCCGCATCGTCTGGATCGTCGACGCTTACACCACGTCGAGCCTCTATCCCTACTCGGAACCGGTCGGCCAGCGCTACCGCCGCGGACGGCTCACCGGCGGCATCAACTACATCCGCAACAGCGTCAAGTGTACCGTCGACGCCTACGACGGCCACATGAAGTTCTACGTCATCGACGAGCAGGACCCCATCATCGCCTGCTGGCGGCGCATCTTCCCCAGCCTGTTCTCGCCCGGCAGCGAGATGAGTTCCGAGCTGCGCGCCCATCTGCGCTACCCGCGCGACCTCTTCTCCGTGCAGGCCAACATTTACCGCACCTACCACATGGCCGATCCCAACACCTTCTACAACAAGGAAGACGTGTGGAACACGCTGCAGGGCGAGGCGAACGAGGGCACTCTGTCGTCGTACTACGTGATGAACAAACTGATCGGCGAGAGCAAGCCCGAGTTCCTGATGATGACGCCGTACACGCCCGTGGGGCGCGACAACATGATCTCCTGGATGGCCGGCCGCTGTGACGGCGCCAATTACGGCAAGCTCGTGCTCTACCGCTTCCCCAAGCAGACGCTGATCTACGGCCCCAATCAGATCAGCGCCCTCATCAACCAGACGCCGGAGATCAGCGCCCAGCTCTCGCTGTGGTCGCAGCGCGGCAGCGACGTGATTCTCGGCCATCTGCTCGTGGTGCCCGTCAACAACTCGCTGCTCTACGTGCGCCCGCTGTACCTCAAGGCCAGCCAGAGCGATCTGCCCGAGCTCAAGCGCGTCATCCTCTCCAGCGGCGGACACGTCGTCTGGGACGAGACGTTCGAAGGCGCGCTGGAAAAGCTGCTCAACTACCGGCCCGGCGAGCAGGACGCTTCAATCTCGCTCCCGTCCGGTCAGACTCCGCCATCGGGCTTCCAGCCCGCGCTTCCCGCTGCCGGGGACAGCGAAATCCAGGCCCTGGGGCGTCAGGCGAAAAACGCCTGGGACCGCTCCCAGCAGGCCCTGAAAAGCGCCGACTGGAACGCCTACGGCCAGGCCATGGGCGACCTGGAAAAAAGCCTCAACGCCATGTTCCCCCAAGGGATCCAGTAG
- a CDS encoding AAA family ATPase, protein MSDYQVTLLGTPGVCQNGELVCFPYRKAEGIFYYLCVEKHASRDELVSFFWGSCGEDSGRKNLRQALFQIRRCLGEDVIVLQGRNGLKLNQRCGVRTDWDAPDPEFALCQQRFLDFFYLKGCPEFEAWVERKRELQISRSLSYIGNQLKNPAICQDADRLQQLISTWQFWKPWDEEMVSTGMKCFAQAEKYDLGLQLYQEYVKCLRDDLSESPSHAVELLHRTLLHRKKVSFLRRPRARDNFFGRLAELQYIDERIFWFLNEESTVSVVIEGEVGVGKTALMRQILEMNHGFDVLQLSSHCYSVEKEISLSAWRNLFVQLENLCTAETLQLSERSLQLLPLLLSGRITEEDGDGAWNSAALINGVLGLFKELVSQQKIILYFDSLQWMDSVSQQLLQRIMIEFGNDQVLLIATCRTDEQKNIRGLLLALRERNIITTLSLSPFTEEETAAVFCEVLQNSTANIPDAHELFLRSEGNPLVLMETLNVIRQEGWKKNCPLPRLDMLIQLRLDRLNTQQRRVLDALSIHFEHANLEDLELLTGISSMEQIELLDQLLIGGFIVEQPWGDGIVYKFKHQFYKDYVYQNLSMGKRRLWHGAVAGFYDTQKAGDRWWILLPYTIRHYEYGGNPKRAENLQKLQNERKS, encoded by the coding sequence TTGTCAGATTATCAAGTAACGCTTTTGGGTACTCCCGGTGTTTGTCAGAACGGGGAGTTAGTCTGCTTTCCCTACCGGAAAGCAGAGGGTATCTTCTACTATCTCTGCGTAGAGAAACACGCCAGCCGCGATGAATTGGTTTCTTTCTTCTGGGGATCCTGCGGCGAGGACTCCGGCCGGAAGAATCTGCGTCAGGCTCTGTTCCAGATCCGCCGTTGTCTGGGGGAGGATGTTATTGTTCTTCAGGGACGTAATGGGCTAAAGTTGAACCAGCGGTGCGGCGTCCGGACGGACTGGGACGCGCCGGATCCGGAATTTGCTCTGTGCCAGCAGCGATTTCTGGATTTCTTCTACCTGAAAGGCTGTCCGGAATTTGAGGCTTGGGTAGAACGCAAACGGGAGCTGCAAATCTCCCGCAGTCTCTCCTATATTGGAAATCAATTGAAGAACCCCGCCATCTGCCAAGATGCTGACCGGTTGCAACAGCTGATCAGTACCTGGCAGTTTTGGAAGCCCTGGGATGAGGAAATGGTTTCCACCGGCATGAAGTGTTTTGCTCAGGCAGAAAAATACGATCTGGGACTTCAGCTGTATCAGGAGTATGTCAAGTGTCTTCGGGACGATCTGTCTGAATCTCCCTCCCATGCGGTAGAACTGTTGCACCGGACGCTGCTCCACCGGAAGAAAGTTTCCTTTCTCCGCAGGCCTCGCGCCCGTGATAATTTTTTCGGCCGTTTGGCAGAACTGCAGTACATTGACGAACGGATCTTCTGGTTTTTAAACGAGGAATCCACCGTCTCCGTTGTTATTGAAGGCGAAGTCGGCGTAGGCAAAACTGCACTGATGCGGCAGATTTTAGAGATGAACCACGGTTTCGACGTACTGCAGCTGTCTTCTCACTGTTATAGCGTGGAGAAGGAAATTTCCCTGAGCGCCTGGAGGAATCTGTTTGTTCAGCTGGAGAACCTGTGCACTGCCGAAACACTTCAATTATCCGAGCGCAGTCTTCAGTTGCTGCCGCTTCTGCTCTCCGGGCGGATCACTGAAGAAGACGGCGACGGCGCCTGGAACTCCGCTGCACTAATCAACGGCGTATTGGGGCTGTTCAAGGAGTTGGTAAGTCAACAGAAGATCATTCTGTATTTTGACAGTCTGCAGTGGATGGATTCTGTCAGTCAGCAGCTTTTGCAGCGCATTATGATCGAATTTGGCAACGATCAAGTGCTTCTTATCGCCACCTGCCGCACAGACGAGCAGAAGAACATTCGCGGGCTGTTGTTGGCCTTGCGGGAGCGGAATATCATCACAACTCTGTCTCTTTCCCCCTTCACGGAGGAAGAAACTGCCGCTGTCTTCTGTGAGGTTCTGCAGAACTCGACGGCTAATATCCCTGATGCTCATGAACTATTTCTTCGCTCAGAAGGAAATCCTCTGGTGCTGATGGAGACTCTGAATGTCATCCGCCAGGAAGGGTGGAAAAAGAACTGCCCCCTGCCCCGGCTTGACATGCTGATCCAACTGCGGCTGGACCGTCTCAATACCCAGCAGCGCCGGGTTCTAGACGCTCTGTCCATTCATTTTGAGCATGCAAATCTGGAAGACCTCGAACTTCTGACCGGTATTTCCTCTATGGAGCAGATCGAACTGCTGGACCAGTTGTTGATTGGCGGGTTCATCGTGGAGCAACCTTGGGGTGATGGTATTGTTTATAAATTCAAGCACCAGTTTTACAAAGATTATGTTTACCAAAATCTCTCCATGGGGAAACGCCGGCTATGGCACGGCGCTGTAGCAGGATTCTATGACACGCAGAAAGCTGGTGACCGTTGGTGGATTCTGCTTCCTTATACCATTCGGCACTATGAGTACGGCGGGAATCCGAAGCGGGCAGAAAATCTGCAAAAACTCCAAAATGAGCGGAAATCGTGA
- a CDS encoding APC family permease encodes MSNSTNNLSSTKDLKRVLGFWDLMAVGIGSIIGSGIMSLTGWGIDDTGRSICIAFVIGGLIAILARSPQIFLNSVARYRGGDYSMVGTFLGPRWTGTYSMIALLTSVTLSMYALSFADYAMPFLPAFTRKSIALGILTLLFITNTFGINAFAKVQNLAVIFLVISLTIFTAVGLTKLDGNYFDPANFMTHGFVGLWQASVLMSYTCDGAQFVTQMSGEAKNPTRDIPRVMLFSTLGVSVFYGLIGIVAAGVLPVAEVAGKPLSVVASAILSKPLYYLFCIGGGWMALLTTLNSSIATCTKPLMQACNDGWYPRSLARLHPRYRTPLILLVFYYVVGFVPIAFNINIGVISNITIAVGAITKSMIVLCLWRMPKVLPEVWKKSDFHISDGALKTLCIVDLLVIVVSGVTSSFKLPLPLLLGNMGMVAFAFLFGSVRYKSGKVKVEDSYELS; translated from the coding sequence ATGTCGAACAGTACAAATAACTTGTCATCCACAAAAGACCTGAAACGTGTTCTTGGCTTTTGGGATCTGATGGCTGTCGGTATCGGTTCCATTATCGGTTCAGGTATCATGTCCTTGACCGGGTGGGGTATCGATGACACTGGCCGAAGCATCTGCATCGCTTTCGTCATCGGCGGTCTTATCGCTATTCTGGCCCGCTCTCCTCAGATCTTTCTGAACTCTGTGGCCCGTTATAGAGGCGGTGACTACTCTATGGTCGGTACCTTCCTGGGCCCCCGCTGGACCGGTACCTACTCTATGATTGCTTTACTGACCAGTGTCACGCTGTCCATGTATGCCCTTTCCTTCGCGGACTATGCTATGCCTTTCCTGCCTGCTTTTACCCGAAAAAGCATTGCACTGGGCATACTGACACTGCTTTTTATCACCAACACTTTCGGCATCAATGCATTTGCTAAAGTCCAGAATCTGGCCGTAATATTTTTGGTCATTTCTTTGACTATCTTCACGGCTGTCGGTCTTACCAAACTTGACGGCAACTACTTCGACCCCGCCAACTTTATGACTCATGGCTTTGTGGGCCTGTGGCAAGCATCTGTCCTCATGAGCTATACCTGTGACGGCGCCCAGTTCGTCACCCAGATGAGCGGGGAGGCCAAGAATCCCACTCGCGACATTCCTCGGGTTATGCTGTTCTCCACTTTGGGTGTTTCTGTTTTCTACGGTTTGATTGGTATTGTGGCTGCCGGTGTGCTGCCTGTCGCTGAGGTAGCTGGTAAGCCTCTAAGCGTCGTAGCTTCTGCGATTCTGTCCAAACCCCTGTACTACTTGTTTTGCATTGGCGGCGGTTGGATGGCTCTGTTGACTACCTTAAACAGCTCCATCGCTACCTGCACCAAGCCTCTGATGCAGGCCTGCAACGACGGATGGTATCCCCGCTCTCTAGCCCGTCTGCATCCCAGGTATCGGACTCCCCTGATTCTGCTGGTCTTTTATTATGTTGTCGGCTTTGTGCCCATCGCTTTCAACATTAACATTGGCGTCATCAGCAATATCACCATTGCTGTAGGCGCCATTACCAAGTCCATGATTGTGCTGTGTCTGTGGAGAATGCCCAAGGTGCTTCCGGAAGTCTGGAAAAAGTCAGATTTCCACATCAGTGACGGCGCATTGAAAACGCTATGCATCGTAGACCTGCTGGTTATTGTTGTCTCCGGTGTCACCTCATCCTTTAAGCTGCCCTTGCCTCTGTTGTTGGGTAACATGGGCATGGTCGCCTTCGCCTTTCTCTTTGGCAGTGTCCGCTACAAGAGCGGCAAGGTCAAAGTGGAAGACAGCTATGAGTTATCCTGA
- a CDS encoding amidohydrolase, with product MTPEERRMMEVIDENRDKIHKIAKKIWEFKEVGWEEFQSSTLLMNALEKEGFEVQRGLTGKHPKFNQDVDMPTAFKAVFKGKDGGPVIGLMLEYDALPNGHACGHNLIAAAGFSAALGLKEAFSSIGSVIVYGTPAEELEGSKHYILEAGYMDEVDLMLANHYGSDWNSEVTGKAIVWPTHDNWLTFKGRAAHASSAPEKGRSALDAVILTTMGLEFLREHMLETNRIHYIISKGGTAANSVPDLATLNVELRSNDSAELNSLMRRVDNIIKGAELMTDTTAVYKWDAPWYCATPVPSLYHYAAEYAADLGIDSSRFAFGNLPKASSDLGCVAYKIPTVEITFPIVHDGEPTPVGHADDTALLTCNEYPIDQCMLAGKLMALTGLRVAGDPEKLAQLKSEFAKNYRE from the coding sequence ATGACCCCTGAAGAAAGACGGATGATGGAAGTTATTGATGAAAACAGAGATAAAATTCACAAGATTGCTAAAAAGATTTGGGAATTCAAGGAAGTCGGCTGGGAAGAGTTCCAATCCTCCACTCTGTTGATGAACGCGTTGGAAAAAGAGGGTTTTGAAGTTCAGCGGGGCCTCACTGGAAAGCACCCAAAATTCAATCAGGACGTGGACATGCCCACCGCTTTCAAGGCTGTGTTTAAAGGGAAGGATGGTGGCCCCGTCATTGGTCTGATGTTAGAGTACGACGCCCTGCCTAACGGCCATGCCTGCGGTCATAACCTGATCGCCGCCGCCGGTTTTTCCGCCGCTCTGGGCCTAAAAGAGGCATTTTCCTCCATTGGATCTGTCATCGTCTATGGCACCCCCGCCGAGGAATTGGAGGGGTCTAAGCATTATATTCTGGAAGCTGGCTACATGGACGAGGTGGATCTGATGCTGGCCAATCACTATGGCTCTGACTGGAATTCTGAGGTGACCGGCAAGGCCATCGTTTGGCCTACCCATGATAACTGGCTTACCTTTAAAGGGCGCGCTGCTCACGCTTCCTCTGCGCCCGAAAAGGGCCGTAGCGCACTGGATGCAGTGATTCTGACCACTATGGGCTTGGAATTCTTGCGGGAGCACATGTTGGAAACCAATCGCATTCACTATATCATCTCCAAGGGCGGCACGGCAGCCAACTCTGTTCCCGATCTAGCCACGCTGAATGTGGAACTGCGGAGTAACGACTCCGCCGAATTGAACTCCCTGATGCGGCGGGTAGACAATATTATCAAGGGTGCCGAACTGATGACGGATACCACCGCCGTTTACAAGTGGGACGCCCCATGGTACTGCGCTACTCCCGTTCCTTCTCTGTACCATTATGCGGCGGAGTACGCTGCCGATCTGGGGATTGATTCCTCGCGCTTTGCGTTCGGTAATCTACCCAAGGCTTCCTCTGACTTGGGATGTGTGGCCTACAAGATCCCTACGGTGGAAATTACCTTCCCCATTGTGCATGACGGTGAACCTACCCCAGTGGGACATGCTGACGATACGGCTCTTCTGACCTGCAATGAGTATCCTATTGATCAGTGCATGCTGGCCGGTAAGCTGATGGCCCTGACAGGCCTGCGAGTGGCGGGCGATCCAGAGAAACTGGCGCAGCTGAAATCTGAGTTCGCTAAAAATTACCGCGAGTGA
- a CDS encoding YjiH family protein, whose translation MNSDKILYDKLSAEERASLNLNDILLVDRLELSLRSKAVGALKAVLFSAVAIFVFFVNITVNGKSDVPFGHIYNYFINALGNAGLWGITIIIALNGILSVYGKFFAPEGSRLRRYYGGESFIYPVFYLMGGVFTLIYTMDATIPGFAGPQFIVSSATGGTAVPAIVVGVAWIIPVSCVFLPFLLNYGLVDMVGTLMEPLMRPLFKVPGYAAVNCIASFVSSSSVGVLITNRQYRKGLYTEKEADLIATGFSAVSVGFAYMVIKTAGLGDYFLRVYFCSLVITLMISAVICRLPPLRNKRGVYVDGRAQTEEEILAQRGTGNLLVKGFERAEKKAYTAGKLLPEIRDSVLDAMTVYPKVLTLLAGVGILGLIVATYTPVFQWIGKIFVPVLKLCAVPDAEAIAPSLPVGIAEMFLPVMLIADKVSELSIKARYMVTTVSICQIIFFSETIVVMLASKLPLKLSDLVICFFERTFIAIPITAAFMHLMF comes from the coding sequence ATGAACTCTGACAAGATCCTCTACGACAAACTCTCCGCGGAAGAACGCGCGTCGCTGAACCTCAACGACATCTTGCTGGTGGACCGGCTGGAACTTTCCTTGCGGAGCAAAGCGGTCGGCGCGCTGAAAGCCGTTCTTTTTTCGGCGGTCGCCATTTTCGTCTTCTTCGTCAACATCACCGTCAACGGCAAGAGTGACGTGCCCTTCGGCCATATCTACAACTACTTCATCAACGCCTTGGGCAACGCGGGACTCTGGGGCATCACGATCATTATCGCGCTCAACGGTATCCTCAGCGTTTACGGCAAGTTCTTCGCGCCCGAAGGCTCGCGGCTGCGCAGGTATTACGGCGGCGAATCCTTTATTTATCCCGTGTTTTATCTGATGGGCGGCGTCTTTACGCTGATCTATACGATGGACGCCACGATCCCCGGCTTCGCGGGGCCTCAGTTCATCGTCAGCTCCGCCACCGGCGGGACCGCCGTGCCCGCCATCGTCGTCGGCGTGGCGTGGATCATTCCGGTGAGCTGCGTGTTTCTGCCGTTCCTGCTGAACTACGGTCTGGTGGACATGGTGGGGACGCTCATGGAGCCTTTGATGCGCCCCCTGTTCAAAGTGCCCGGATACGCCGCGGTGAACTGCATCGCCTCCTTCGTCAGTTCCTCGTCGGTGGGCGTGCTCATCACCAACCGGCAGTACCGCAAAGGACTGTACACAGAGAAAGAGGCCGACCTGATCGCCACCGGATTTTCCGCCGTGAGCGTGGGGTTCGCCTACATGGTCATCAAAACCGCCGGGCTGGGCGACTACTTTCTGCGCGTCTATTTCTGCTCGCTGGTCATCACGCTGATGATCAGCGCCGTCATCTGCCGCCTGCCGCCGCTGCGGAACAAACGCGGCGTTTACGTCGACGGGCGCGCCCAGACCGAGGAGGAGATCCTGGCCCAGCGCGGCACGGGCAACCTGCTCGTCAAAGGCTTCGAACGCGCCGAGAAAAAAGCCTATACGGCCGGAAAACTTTTGCCGGAAATCAGGGACAGCGTCCTCGACGCCATGACAGTATACCCCAAGGTCCTGACGCTTTTGGCCGGAGTGGGCATCCTCGGGCTGATCGTCGCCACCTACACGCCGGTGTTCCAGTGGATCGGCAAAATCTTCGTTCCCGTTCTCAAGCTGTGCGCCGTCCCCGACGCCGAAGCCATCGCGCCTTCGCTGCCCGTGGGCATCGCCGAGATGTTCCTGCCCGTCATGCTCATCGCAGACAAGGTGAGCGAGCTCTCCATCAAGGCGCGCTATATGGTCACCACGGTCTCCATCTGCCAGATTATCTTCTTCTCGGAGACCATCGTGGTTATGCTGGCTTCCAAACTGCCTCTCAAGCTGAGCGATCTCGTAATCTGCTTCTTCGAGCGCACCTTCATCGCCATCCCCATCACGGCGGCGTTCATGCACCTGATGTTCTGA